The Myroides phaeus DNA segment GTTGAAAGCCCCTGTGATAAGTAAATTTGACACAGAAGAAAAACACCTTATTTTAAACGATACACTACGAATTGTATTCCCGTAAACATGAGTGAAGAAATAGATTCATATAAAACAATAAGCCGACCAACGGAAGAGGTCTTGTATAAAGAGAAGAATAGTAAATTCTTTGGATACGCCTTTCCGATTCAGAAAGAGGAGGAAGTAAAGGAAATCTTAGAAGGCATCAAAAAAGTACATTACAACGCACGCCATTGGTGCTACGCCTTTCAGTTGGGAGCAGAACAAATATACTACCGCGCCAATGATGATGGGGAACCAAGTAATACTGCTGGTGCTCCTATTTATGGGCAGATACAGTCATTTGAAGTTACAGATATACTGATTGTTGTTGTCCGTTATTTTGGAGGGGTTAAATTAGGTGTGGGTGGACTTATCACTGCTTATCGAGCAACAGCTCAAATGGCAATGGAAGAAGCTGACATCATTGAAAAAACCATTGACAAGAAGTTTAAGGTTCGCTTTGAATACAAAGACATGAATAATGTGATGCGCGTGATAAAGGAAAAGAACTTAAACATCTTAGACCAAACAATGGAGATGAGTTGTGAAATAGAGTTATCTATCCGCAAAAGTGAATACCCCCAGGCTTTAGAGGCGTTTGTACCTTTTTATGAAGTCAAAGTGATTGAAGCTGATGCAGAAGATTATTAAAATATAAAAGAGCGATTGTCGCTCTTTTTTTGTGGATTGTTATACTTGTAATTTAAGTCAAAACACGCAAGTCTATTTTATTTCTATTACTTCTATAAAACCAGGACTACAAGCAAAACCTTTTTTCAAGTCTACACCGTATACTCTTAAAAAAGCTTCTTGTATTGGTTTACCTTGTTCTACCATCCACGGGGGAGTAAAAGATACGAATTCAACACTCATCCCTTTCTCAATGTACATTTCACCTTCTTTATGTGTACGA contains these protein-coding regions:
- a CDS encoding DUF6140 family protein, whose translation is MARYRATVLRTHKEGEMYIEKGMSVEFVSFTPPWMVEQGKPIQEAFLRVYGVDLKKGFACSPGFIEVIEIK
- a CDS encoding IMPACT family protein, with protein sequence MSEEIDSYKTISRPTEEVLYKEKNSKFFGYAFPIQKEEEVKEILEGIKKVHYNARHWCYAFQLGAEQIYYRANDDGEPSNTAGAPIYGQIQSFEVTDILIVVVRYFGGVKLGVGGLITAYRATAQMAMEEADIIEKTIDKKFKVRFEYKDMNNVMRVIKEKNLNILDQTMEMSCEIELSIRKSEYPQALEAFVPFYEVKVIEADAEDY